In one Bosea sp. RAC05 genomic region, the following are encoded:
- a CDS encoding PhzF family phenazine biosynthesis protein, with translation MARRFVTLDVFTATPHAGNPLAVVLDSDGLDTAAMQAITREFNLSETVFVQPAAEAGHRAAIRIFTPGRELPFAGHPTVGTAVLLALQDAVASRGSDVIVIEEQVGAVTCAVGVSGPKTGHAVFTLPRLPQEAEPAAALPLIAGALGLDRREIGFDGHVPTVFSAGVAFSFVPVASLAALERVRLDTMLWSQAIRPADQPNAFAYCRQTRDAGHAFHARMFAPTLGFTEDPATGAAVAAFAGVVMRFERPGDGEHRFIIEQGYEMGRPSQITLELTVAQGALVSARIGGSAVVISEGVLL, from the coding sequence ATGGCCCGCCGTTTCGTCACGCTGGACGTCTTCACCGCCACGCCCCATGCCGGTAACCCGCTGGCGGTGGTGCTCGACTCGGACGGGCTCGATACCGCCGCGATGCAGGCGATCACGCGCGAGTTCAACCTCTCCGAGACGGTCTTCGTTCAGCCGGCTGCCGAGGCCGGCCACCGCGCGGCGATCCGCATCTTCACGCCCGGCCGTGAGCTGCCCTTCGCCGGGCACCCCACCGTCGGCACCGCGGTGCTGCTGGCGTTGCAGGATGCGGTCGCCAGTCGAGGATCCGACGTCATCGTGATCGAGGAGCAGGTCGGCGCCGTCACCTGCGCCGTTGGGGTGAGCGGCCCGAAAACCGGCCATGCCGTCTTTACGCTGCCGCGCCTGCCGCAAGAGGCCGAGCCGGCCGCCGCGCTGCCACTGATCGCGGGCGCTCTGGGGCTCGATCGACGAGAGATCGGCTTCGATGGGCATGTGCCGACCGTCTTTTCGGCCGGCGTCGCCTTCAGCTTCGTGCCCGTGGCGAGCCTGGCGGCCCTGGAGCGGGTGCGCCTCGACACGATGCTCTGGTCGCAGGCGATCAGGCCGGCCGACCAGCCCAACGCCTTCGCCTATTGCCGGCAGACACGCGATGCGGGCCACGCCTTCCACGCCCGCATGTTTGCGCCCACCCTGGGCTTTACCGAGGATCCGGCGACCGGCGCGGCCGTTGCGGCCTTCGCCGGCGTCGTCATGCGCTTCGAACGCCCCGGCGACGGCGAGCACCGCTTCATCATCGAGCAGGGCTACGAGATGGGCCGGCCCTCGCAGATCACACTGGAGCTGACGGTGGCGCAGGGCGCGCTGGTCTCGGCGCGGATTGGTGGTTCGGCCGTCGTCATCAGCGAGGGCGTGCTGCTGTGA
- a CDS encoding endonuclease/exonuclease/phosphatase family protein: MKLRVGTFNVENLLTRHRFSSGERSDTAPAMSLFHFPRVDERDAVERSLAVALEDDKRQMTALALAEAKADLWMLQEVDSLASLQAFFANYVHRIADHRYGHFTLLDGNDRRNIDIGFAARRDLLAPQRVSVRSHKDLSFAAAGVHDRDLAALGIGPDGKVFARDCLQVELDFGDRSLALFGCHFKSMNNGRDDGRVATLAVRRAEARAVKGLIRQRFGAGWREANWIVLGDLNAYRYGLGPLAEVVDEGESGIEPLLDNFAVDPMEAIPAHERWTHFRRYWSEAREQLVETHMPLDHILLSPALAAANPHPTLQMIRRGLPYRVPLDPREPDRSMARLATSADRYPRVGWDRPKASDHCPLTIDLTLPKAIR, from the coding sequence ATGAAACTGCGCGTCGGCACCTTCAACGTCGAGAACCTGCTGACGCGCCATCGCTTCTCCTCGGGCGAGCGCAGCGACACCGCGCCGGCCATGTCGCTGTTCCATTTCCCCCGCGTCGACGAGCGCGACGCGGTCGAGCGTTCGCTGGCGGTCGCGCTGGAGGACGACAAGCGCCAGATGACGGCGCTCGCCCTGGCAGAGGCGAAGGCCGATCTCTGGATGCTGCAGGAGGTCGACTCGCTGGCGAGCCTGCAGGCCTTCTTCGCCAATTACGTCCACCGCATCGCCGATCACCGCTACGGCCATTTCACGCTGCTCGACGGCAACGACCGCCGCAACATCGACATCGGCTTCGCGGCACGGCGCGACCTGCTGGCACCGCAGCGGGTCAGCGTGCGCTCGCACAAGGACCTCAGTTTTGCTGCGGCCGGCGTGCATGACCGCGATCTCGCCGCGCTTGGGATCGGACCCGACGGCAAGGTCTTCGCGCGCGACTGCCTGCAGGTGGAGCTCGACTTCGGCGACCGCAGCCTCGCCCTGTTCGGCTGCCACTTCAAATCGATGAACAATGGCCGCGACGACGGCCGGGTGGCGACGCTGGCGGTGCGCCGGGCCGAGGCGCGGGCCGTGAAGGGGCTGATCCGGCAGCGCTTCGGCGCGGGCTGGCGCGAGGCGAACTGGATCGTGCTGGGCGACCTCAACGCCTATCGCTACGGGCTCGGGCCGCTGGCCGAGGTCGTCGACGAGGGGGAGAGCGGCATCGAGCCGCTGCTGGACAATTTCGCGGTCGACCCGATGGAGGCCATCCCGGCTCACGAGCGCTGGACGCATTTCCGCCGCTACTGGTCCGAGGCGCGCGAGCAGCTGGTCGAGACGCATATGCCGCTCGACCACATCCTGCTCTCGCCGGCGCTGGCGGCGGCCAATCCGCATCCGACGCTGCAGATGATCCGGCGCGGGCTGCCCTATCGCGTGCCGCTGGATCCGCGCGAGCCCGACCGCTCGATGGCGCGGCTGGCGACCTCGGCCGACCGCTATCCGCGCGTCGGCTGGGACCGGCCCAAGGCCTCCGACCACTGCCCGCTGACGATCGACCTCACCCTCCCGAAGGCGATCCGCTAA
- the pdxY gene encoding pyridoxal kinase PdxY, protein MNILSIQSHVAYGHVGNASAVFPMQRLGVEVWPIHTVQFSNHTGYGAWKGRVFDGGMIDEVMEGIAERGVLPSCTGVLSGYMGSADIGHAILSAVERVRAANPKAVYCCDPVMGDVGRGVFVRPGIPEFMREQAVPAADIVTPNQFELELLTDIEIRTIADAHRAVEALRDAGPKVVLVTSLVTDETPADSIDLMAADARGAFRVRTPKLDVSVNGAGDAIAALFFVHYLREESAAAALAKAAASIYGLLKRTKEAGSREILTVAAQDEFVTPTHQFVPEKL, encoded by the coding sequence ATGAACATCCTCTCGATCCAGTCGCATGTCGCCTATGGACATGTCGGCAACGCCTCCGCCGTCTTCCCCATGCAGCGCCTGGGCGTCGAGGTCTGGCCGATCCACACCGTGCAGTTCTCGAACCACACCGGCTACGGCGCCTGGAAGGGCCGCGTCTTCGACGGCGGCATGATCGACGAGGTGATGGAGGGCATCGCCGAGCGCGGCGTGCTGCCCTCCTGCACCGGCGTGCTCTCGGGCTATATGGGCTCGGCCGATATCGGCCACGCCATCCTCTCGGCGGTCGAGCGCGTGCGGGCGGCCAACCCGAAGGCGGTCTATTGCTGCGACCCGGTGATGGGCGATGTCGGGCGCGGCGTCTTCGTGCGGCCGGGCATTCCGGAGTTCATGCGCGAGCAGGCGGTGCCGGCGGCCGACATCGTCACGCCCAACCAGTTCGAGCTCGAACTGCTGACCGATATCGAGATCCGCACGATCGCCGATGCGCATCGCGCGGTCGAGGCGCTGCGCGATGCCGGGCCGAAGGTCGTGCTCGTCACCTCGCTCGTCACCGACGAGACGCCCGCCGACTCGATCGACCTGATGGCGGCCGACGCCAGGGGCGCCTTCCGCGTGCGCACGCCCAAGCTCGACGTCAGCGTCAACGGGGCGGGCGACGCGATCGCGGCGCTGTTCTTCGTGCATTACCTGCGCGAGGAGTCCGCCGCCGCGGCGCTGGCCAAGGCCGCAGCCTCGATCTATGGCCTGCTCAAGCGCACCAAGGAGGCTGGCTCCCGCGAGATCCTGACGGTGGCGGCGCAGGACGAATTCGTGACGCCGACGCACCAGTTCGTGCCCGAGAAGCTCTGA
- a CDS encoding nuclear transport factor 2 family protein: protein MADDSASKALIRDAYAARHRGDLDALMGFFHPQCCYRLVGGPAAAEAFRQPDGLEAVREQMAGLIAAYVFSNVEELGLTVDGDRAILHWRADVACKPSGRSGPFEIVDIFTITDGKIASVTQFTDTAGVARLSAA from the coding sequence ATGGCCGACGATAGCGCGAGCAAGGCCCTGATCCGCGACGCCTATGCCGCGCGCCACCGCGGCGATCTCGACGCGCTGATGGGCTTCTTCCACCCGCAGTGCTGCTATCGGCTCGTCGGCGGTCCCGCCGCCGCCGAGGCCTTCCGGCAGCCCGACGGCCTCGAGGCCGTGCGCGAGCAGATGGCCGGCCTGATCGCGGCCTATGTCTTCAGCAATGTCGAGGAACTCGGCCTCACCGTCGATGGCGATCGGGCCATCCTGCACTGGCGGGCCGATGTCGCCTGCAAGCCGAGCGGCCGCAGCGGCCCTTTCGAGATCGTCGACATCTTCACGATCACCGACGGCAAGATCGCCAGCGTCACGCAGTTCACCGACACGGCCGGTGTCGCGAGGCTGAGCGCGGCCTGA
- a CDS encoding ABC transporter substrate-binding protein, whose product MSRRAALAALALSTALGFAPHAAFAQNAEKPKLTLGVGGKQLLYYLPLTVAEKKGFFKEQGLDVEINDFGGGAKSLQALVGGSVDVVAGAYEHTIRMQAKGQDVRAVVELGRFPGITIAVRKDLVDKVKSAADFKGLKIGVTAPGSSTALTAQYAMVKAGLKASDAPIIGVGAGASAVAAMKQKQVDIISHLDPVTSKLEADGDVVALIDTRTEAGTKALFGGSNPAAVLYLKGDFAEKNPVTTQKLVNAFVKALKWLETAKPDDVADLVPAEYHLGDKPLYLQAVKNSLESYSRTGISTPDAMKSMYDALKLLDPELAKSDVDLTKTFIDSFAKKAAVGS is encoded by the coding sequence ATCTCACGCCGCGCGGCGCTGGCTGCGCTCGCGCTGTCCACCGCGCTGGGCTTCGCGCCCCATGCCGCCTTCGCGCAGAACGCCGAGAAGCCCAAGCTGACGCTCGGCGTCGGCGGCAAGCAGCTTCTGTATTATCTCCCGCTGACGGTCGCGGAGAAGAAGGGCTTCTTCAAGGAGCAGGGTCTCGACGTCGAGATCAACGATTTCGGCGGTGGCGCCAAGTCGCTGCAGGCCCTGGTCGGCGGCTCGGTCGACGTCGTCGCCGGCGCCTATGAGCACACCATCCGCATGCAGGCCAAGGGGCAGGACGTGCGCGCCGTGGTCGAGCTCGGGCGCTTCCCCGGCATCACCATCGCCGTGCGCAAGGACCTCGTCGACAAGGTCAAGTCGGCGGCCGACTTCAAGGGCCTCAAGATCGGCGTCACCGCGCCGGGCTCCTCGACGGCGCTGACCGCGCAATACGCCATGGTCAAGGCCGGGCTGAAGGCCAGCGACGCGCCGATCATCGGCGTCGGCGCCGGTGCCAGCGCGGTCGCGGCGATGAAGCAGAAGCAGGTCGACATCATCTCGCATCTCGACCCCGTGACCTCGAAGCTCGAGGCCGATGGCGATGTCGTCGCGCTGATCGACACCCGCACCGAGGCCGGCACCAAGGCGCTCTTCGGCGGCTCGAACCCGGCTGCCGTGCTCTATCTCAAGGGCGATTTCGCCGAGAAGAACCCGGTGACGACACAGAAGCTCGTCAACGCCTTCGTCAAGGCGCTGAAATGGCTGGAAACCGCCAAGCCCGACGACGTCGCCGATCTGGTGCCGGCGGAATATCATCTCGGCGACAAGCCGCTCTATCTCCAGGCGGTGAAGAACTCGCTCGAGAGCTATTCGCGGACCGGCATCTCGACGCCCGACGCGATGAAGAGCATGTACGACGCCCTCAAGCTGCTCGATCCGGAGCTGGCGAAGTCGGATGTGGATCTGACCAAGACCTTCATCGACAGCTTCGCGAAGAAGGCGGCCGTCGGAAGCTGA